In a genomic window of uncultured Flavobacterium sp.:
- a CDS encoding DHA2 family efflux MFS transporter permease subunit, which yields MTPFQRKLLIFTVILAAIMELIDISIVNVALYHMSGNLGATLEDTSWVITAYAIANVIIIPITSFLSANLGRRNYYIGSVILFTFCSFMCGHSSSIWMLVFFRFFQGIGGGALLSISQVVVFELFPKEKQSTAGALFGAGIFIGPTIGPTLGGYITENYDWPWIFLINIPIGILVAISCYFLLQEPPVKPEKAKVDWTGIGLLAIGVGSLQTVLERGEVEDWFETRYIIVLTVIAVTTLCLFIYWELKVDKPVVNLRVLKSKSLIIAAILTFVTGFGMFISIYLSPVVVQRLLNFSPYQTGLLLLPGALMALLALKICGTLLQKGVSPVTIIALGFVLFIYFNWRMSGITLNTSASEVSTALIFRALGLALLTVPLTMLAVSSLKDKDVGQGAALNNMMRQLGGSFGVSIINTYIAHRFADHRNVLISNVTPDNVKAMDRINAYINYFQHKGFAYNEAKIKALKLMENVIVRQSSLLSYRDAFVIVGLFFVITLPLLLFVMNKSNKVKPGVIISDH from the coding sequence ATGACACCTTTTCAACGAAAACTACTCATCTTTACCGTAATCCTTGCCGCGATTATGGAACTAATTGATATTTCAATTGTCAATGTAGCTTTATATCATATGAGCGGAAATCTGGGCGCAACTCTCGAAGATACTTCTTGGGTAATTACTGCTTATGCAATCGCCAATGTAATCATTATTCCGATTACGAGTTTTTTGAGTGCCAATCTCGGAAGGCGAAATTATTACATTGGTTCTGTGATACTTTTCACATTTTGTTCCTTCATGTGCGGACATTCTTCTTCAATCTGGATGTTGGTATTTTTTAGGTTTTTTCAGGGAATTGGCGGAGGCGCACTTTTGTCAATATCTCAGGTTGTTGTATTTGAACTTTTTCCAAAAGAAAAACAATCAACAGCCGGAGCTTTATTTGGTGCAGGAATTTTTATTGGTCCAACTATTGGTCCAACTCTTGGCGGTTACATTACAGAAAATTACGATTGGCCGTGGATCTTTTTGATCAATATTCCAATAGGAATTTTGGTTGCTATTTCATGTTACTTTTTATTACAAGAACCTCCTGTAAAACCCGAAAAAGCAAAAGTAGACTGGACAGGAATTGGATTATTAGCCATTGGGGTTGGTTCTTTACAAACCGTTCTCGAAAGAGGCGAAGTCGAAGATTGGTTCGAAACCAGATACATTATTGTTTTAACCGTTATTGCCGTAACCACTTTATGCCTTTTTATCTATTGGGAATTAAAGGTCGATAAACCCGTCGTGAATCTTCGGGTTCTGAAAAGTAAATCACTTATTATAGCCGCGATTCTAACCTTTGTAACCGGTTTCGGAATGTTTATTTCTATATATCTAAGTCCCGTTGTTGTTCAGCGTCTTTTAAATTTTTCACCTTATCAAACGGGTTTACTTTTACTTCCCGGAGCTTTAATGGCATTATTAGCCTTAAAAATATGCGGAACTTTATTGCAAAAAGGAGTTTCACCCGTTACCATTATTGCCTTAGGATTTGTGCTCTTTATTTATTTTAACTGGAGAATGTCTGGTATTACCTTAAACACCAGTGCTTCTGAAGTTTCTACAGCACTTATTTTTAGAGCGCTTGGACTTGCTTTACTTACAGTTCCGTTAACAATGTTAGCCGTTTCTTCGCTCAAAGACAAAGATGTTGGGCAAGGCGCAGCGCTAAATAATATGATGCGTCAATTGGGCGGTTCTTTTGGTGTGTCGATTATAAACACTTATATCGCGCATCGTTTTGCGGATCATAGAAATGTATTAATTTCGAATGTTACGCCGGATAATGTAAAAGCAATGGACAGAATTAATGCTTACATCAATTATTTTCAGCACAAAGGTTTTGCTTATAATGAAGCCAAAATAAAAGCCCTGAAACTCATGGAAAATGTCATCGTGAGACAATCGTCTTTATTGAGTTATCGAGATGCTTTTGTCATCGTTGGATTGTTCTTTGTGATCACATTACCGCTTTTATTATTCGTAATGAACAAATCAAATAAGGTAAAACCTGGCGTTATAATTTCTGATCATTAA
- a CDS encoding GNAT family N-acetyltransferase, which yields MIIRKATKTDSKFIAPCLLLAMEDIIYKFIGKKDYDSARDFLLYFVERENNQYSYQNCFVAEENNEIIGVVNVYNGADLIPLRLPIIEYVHANFNPDFNPENETQSGEFYIDSLGVNPNHQGKGIGSKLLQFLIEEFVTKNNQTLGLLVDEDNPNAKKLYLKLGFKSVGTKTLVGKTLEHLQIS from the coding sequence ATGATTATTAGAAAAGCCACTAAAACCGATTCAAAATTTATTGCACCATGTTTGTTATTGGCAATGGAAGATATCATCTATAAATTTATTGGAAAGAAAGATTACGATAGCGCAAGAGACTTTTTACTGTATTTTGTAGAAAGAGAAAATAATCAATACTCGTATCAGAATTGTTTTGTAGCCGAAGAAAACAACGAAATTATTGGCGTTGTGAATGTCTACAACGGAGCTGATTTAATTCCGTTGAGGTTGCCAATTATTGAATATGTTCACGCAAATTTTAATCCTGATTTTAATCCCGAAAACGAAACCCAAAGCGGAGAATTTTACATTGATTCTCTTGGCGTGAATCCTAATCATCAGGGAAAAGGAATCGGATCTAAATTGCTGCAATTTTTAATTGAAGAATTTGTAACCAAAAACAATCAAACTTTAGGTTTATTGGTTGACGAAGATAATCCGAATGCTAAAAAATTGTACTTAAAATTAGGTTTCAAATCTGTTGGAACTAAAACTTTGGTTGGAAAAACTTTAGAACATCTTCAAATTTCTTAG
- the hmpA gene encoding NO-inducible flavohemoprotein gives MNQYQKDLIKATIPILRSSGEDLTYYFYTRMFKNHPELKNIFNMGNQANGKQKSALANAVLAYAENIENPGVLINVLKGIGTKHRSLNIQPEQYKIVGTQLIASIGEVVGEAATPEILEAWTIAYNQLAEIMIDLEKELYKENAAKSGSWNGWRNFIIKKITDESSEIKSFYLYPEDGQKITDFHSGQYISVHVFVPELGFMQPRQYSLSSGFNPEYYRISVKKEIGMDSNPSGLVSNTLHSKIEGDMISISAPAGLFHLEKDSENPLVLISGGVGLTPMLSILETNASSIQNKKTVWVHGCRNESVHAFKDQIASLKQEVKWLETFTFYDSLENSENHSSQIIEGRVDLNKCKEAILLEDAKFYICGPEVFIKKQYQTLIDFNVNHENIFYEEFGPQVINLN, from the coding sequence ATGAATCAATATCAAAAAGACCTGATCAAAGCTACAATTCCAATTTTGAGATCGAGCGGCGAAGATCTTACCTACTATTTCTACACCCGAATGTTTAAAAATCATCCTGAATTGAAAAACATTTTCAACATGGGAAATCAAGCAAACGGAAAACAAAAATCGGCGTTGGCAAATGCTGTTTTGGCTTATGCCGAAAATATAGAAAACCCAGGCGTATTAATTAATGTATTAAAGGGAATTGGAACCAAACACAGAAGTTTGAATATCCAGCCTGAGCAATATAAAATCGTAGGAACACAATTGATCGCTTCTATTGGTGAAGTTGTTGGCGAAGCTGCAACTCCGGAAATCTTGGAAGCGTGGACAATTGCCTACAATCAGCTTGCGGAAATTATGATTGATCTTGAAAAAGAACTTTACAAAGAAAACGCTGCAAAATCCGGAAGCTGGAACGGATGGAGAAATTTTATAATTAAAAAAATAACGGACGAATCCAGCGAAATCAAATCGTTTTATCTTTATCCTGAAGACGGACAAAAAATCACAGATTTCCATTCCGGCCAATATATAAGTGTTCATGTTTTTGTTCCTGAATTAGGTTTCATGCAACCTAGACAATATAGTTTATCAAGTGGTTTTAATCCGGAATATTATAGAATTTCGGTAAAGAAAGAAATTGGAATGGATTCGAATCCATCCGGATTAGTTTCGAATACACTTCATTCAAAAATAGAAGGCGATATGATTTCAATTTCGGCTCCAGCGGGATTATTTCACTTAGAAAAAGATTCCGAAAATCCTTTGGTTTTAATTAGTGGCGGTGTTGGCTTAACGCCGATGTTGAGTATTCTGGAAACAAATGCAAGTTCTATTCAGAATAAAAAAACGGTTTGGGTTCACGGTTGTCGAAATGAATCTGTTCATGCTTTTAAAGATCAAATTGCTTCATTAAAACAAGAAGTAAAATGGCTTGAAACTTTCACTTTTTATGATTCATTAGAAAATTCCGAAAATCATTCGAGCCAAATAATTGAAGGCCGCGTTGATCTTAATAAATGTAAAGAAGCTATTTTACTAGAAGATGCAAAATTCTACATCTGCGGACCTGAAGTTTTTATCAAGAAACAATATCAAACATTAATCGATTTTAATGTAAATCATGAAAACATTTTCTACGAAGAATTTGGACCGCAAGTTATTAATTTGAACTAA
- a CDS encoding histidine kinase: MKFNFRNTFSGRNFFILGIIFVVLTLVSIYIFSGLMTQITEKSNIATEQRSLQKKEEVMVQELSRFLETQNELKSIVEMSNTKNLSDNLKVLSSIHANDNIIKNNWFQINDQKLEFTSSINSEEIKTSIKDFVAKNRMLDKSNSIVEDPQNFSWRIYYKYVSQNGTVIRYGYDIDLKSMQSYFATIDQKSPTYAFVFDKKGTIIFHPEIKLLEKNIFKVTNIALKDTTFTDQDSFNRKIALSEYLGLDIVRYTKRLNLKGTNWYLCVNFPKKISSEDVDAVKKYASLIYIITTAILIVFFYLFTIFTRRTFQEKTILSQEKNKLLLENEKINKEKALIQLQQLKEQINPHFLFNSLNSLYMLIESNTGVARKFTLNLSKIYRYLINPPVNNIVTVQEELLFIEKYIFLQQTRFTEEFVFTITIEDESILAKKVPYLAFQIAVENAIKHNIASDENPLKITIDIKENVAIITNNLNEKQNFGKESKFGHKYLESIYNFYSKKDFKTFKKDGDFTCILPLIG; the protein is encoded by the coding sequence TTGAAATTTAATTTTAGAAATACTTTTTCCGGTAGGAACTTCTTCATTTTAGGAATCATTTTCGTTGTCCTTACGTTGGTTTCTATTTATATATTTAGTGGTTTAATGACGCAAATCACTGAAAAGTCAAATATTGCAACTGAACAACGCAGTTTACAAAAAAAGGAAGAAGTTATGGTTCAGGAATTGTCACGATTTCTTGAAACTCAAAATGAGCTGAAAAGTATTGTTGAGATGAGCAATACCAAAAACTTATCTGATAATCTAAAAGTTCTAAGTTCGATTCATGCCAATGACAATATTATCAAAAACAATTGGTTTCAGATTAATGATCAAAAACTAGAATTCACTTCTTCTATTAATAGTGAAGAAATCAAAACTTCTATAAAAGATTTTGTTGCTAAAAACAGAATGCTGGATAAGTCAAACTCCATTGTCGAAGATCCTCAAAATTTTTCCTGGCGCATCTATTATAAGTATGTTTCCCAAAATGGAACTGTAATTCGATACGGATATGATATTGATTTGAAATCAATGCAATCTTATTTCGCCACGATCGATCAAAAGTCACCAACTTATGCTTTTGTATTTGACAAAAAGGGAACGATCATTTTTCATCCCGAAATAAAATTGCTGGAAAAGAATATTTTTAAGGTTACAAATATCGCTCTTAAGGATACCACTTTTACAGATCAGGATAGTTTTAATAGAAAAATAGCACTTTCGGAATATTTAGGTTTGGACATTGTACGTTATACAAAGCGATTGAATCTAAAAGGTACAAATTGGTATTTGTGTGTCAACTTTCCTAAAAAGATTTCATCAGAAGATGTCGATGCGGTAAAAAAGTATGCTTCCTTAATTTATATTATTACGACTGCAATTTTAATTGTGTTCTTTTATTTGTTTACGATTTTTACGCGGAGAACTTTTCAGGAAAAAACAATCTTGTCTCAGGAAAAAAATAAGCTTCTTTTAGAAAATGAAAAAATTAATAAGGAGAAAGCGTTAATCCAACTCCAACAATTAAAGGAGCAAATTAATCCGCACTTTTTATTTAATTCTTTGAATTCGCTTTATATGCTTATCGAAAGTAATACTGGCGTGGCGCGAAAATTTACTTTGAATCTTTCGAAGATTTATCGATACCTTATTAATCCACCAGTTAATAATATTGTTACGGTTCAGGAAGAATTGCTTTTTATTGAAAAATATATATTTCTGCAACAAACGCGATTTACAGAAGAATTTGTTTTTACGATTACGATCGAAGACGAAAGCATTTTGGCTAAAAAGGTTCCTTATTTGGCTTTTCAGATTGCGGTAGAAAATGCGATCAAGCATAATATCGCTTCTGATGAAAATCCGTTGAAAATAACGATAGATATTAAAGAAAATGTAGCAATCATTACCAATAACTTAAACGAAAAGCAAAACTTCGGGAAAGAATCCAAGTTTGGTCACAAATATTTAGAAAGTATATACAATTTCTACTCTAAAAAAGATTTTAAAACCTTCAAAAAAGATGGTGATTTTACTTGCATTTTACCCTTAATTGGATAG
- a CDS encoding zinc-dependent metalloprotease — MGKNAMLGTLKIILVLALLFSTGTMVSQKKDKKKKEDKTEAAKDSVKSSKGKKYDDLVKQGTFKKGLFNTIQVKTDLYLEINDSLFQREFLVVNKISNVPLPVNDAGLNKGMNYENKIITFHKDLVAKKVWVKSSEPKVSSPVGDAITASVNSNFSESIIEVFDIETKNNDSTSVIIKANKVFDGKQKSFNDVLSNIGFGGSVKSDLSYIESVKTFPKNIVVKSQLTTSVSEGGPALSVTIGVTSNIILLDKVPMQPRFADNRIGYFAEKHWYFNDNQHAVLEKELITRWRLEPKKEDIEKYKKGELVEPKKPIIYYIDPSTPKQWRSYIIEGVRDWQVAFERAGFKNAVIAKEPTAEDTDFDIDDVRYSVITYVASQKSNAMGPAVVDPRSGEIIESDIIWWHNVMTSLQSWMRIQTGAIDPKARGNKFSDEHMGEAIRFVSSHEVGHTFGLKHNMGASFAYPVESLRSPEFTSKMGGTAPSIMDYARYNYIAQPEDHVEAITPKIGEYDKYAIEWGYRWYGDQTEEHAALNNLIAKHQNDPLYFYGEQQDGDNTIDPRSQSEDLGDDAMKASEYGLKNLKRVVSNILEWSYDKDESYYQTGKLYIGAIGQWNLYNYHVLSNLGGVYLNTTVHGDNKQSYVPVPAATQKRAVAYLLKNSIALPDWLFFNPILDKTNPLKDSPLGPYEYTPYTLARELQNCVFYSMLSDDRLLRMTENELYQRNGAKENVFTVTQLFQTLRQSIFAPTIQNKSLTILERMTQKNYVDVLIVSTNKLFEKTDVKKSLQLEETLSMPHLCDYLDESKMARNINQSSLKRVTEVTSDKKGELNQILQLLKSKRSIGNQETKNHYFDLIQRIEKALSNTL; from the coding sequence ATGGGGAAAAATGCAATGTTGGGAACCCTAAAAATCATCTTAGTTCTTGCACTATTATTTAGTACGGGCACGATGGTTTCTCAAAAAAAGGATAAAAAGAAAAAAGAAGACAAAACAGAAGCCGCTAAAGATTCTGTTAAATCTTCTAAAGGAAAAAAATATGATGATCTAGTAAAACAAGGAACTTTCAAAAAAGGATTGTTCAATACGATTCAGGTAAAAACGGATCTTTATTTAGAGATAAATGATTCCCTTTTTCAAAGAGAGTTTTTAGTGGTTAATAAAATTTCAAATGTTCCTTTACCTGTTAATGATGCAGGTCTTAATAAAGGAATGAATTACGAAAATAAAATCATCACTTTTCATAAAGATCTTGTTGCTAAAAAAGTTTGGGTAAAATCTTCTGAACCTAAAGTTTCTTCTCCGGTTGGCGACGCAATTACAGCTTCTGTAAACAGTAACTTTTCTGAGTCTATTATAGAGGTCTTTGATATCGAAACAAAAAATAACGATTCGACATCGGTTATTATCAAAGCAAATAAGGTTTTTGACGGAAAACAAAAAAGTTTCAATGATGTATTAAGCAATATTGGCTTTGGCGGATCTGTAAAATCGGACTTGTCGTATATAGAAAGTGTGAAAACATTTCCTAAAAATATCGTTGTTAAATCTCAGCTTACTACTTCTGTAAGTGAAGGAGGTCCTGCATTGTCTGTTACAATTGGGGTTACTTCTAATATTATATTATTGGACAAAGTTCCAATGCAACCACGTTTTGCGGATAATCGTATTGGATATTTCGCAGAAAAACACTGGTACTTTAATGACAATCAACATGCTGTTCTTGAAAAAGAATTGATTACACGTTGGAGATTAGAGCCTAAAAAAGAAGATATTGAAAAATACAAAAAAGGTGAATTAGTAGAACCTAAGAAACCTATTATATATTATATCGATCCATCGACTCCTAAACAATGGCGCTCTTATATTATAGAAGGTGTTCGCGATTGGCAAGTGGCTTTTGAGAGAGCTGGTTTTAAAAATGCTGTAATCGCAAAAGAACCTACTGCAGAAGATACTGATTTTGATATCGATGACGTTCGTTACTCGGTTATTACTTATGTAGCGTCACAAAAATCAAATGCTATGGGACCTGCAGTTGTAGATCCTAGAAGTGGAGAAATTATCGAATCAGATATTATCTGGTGGCATAATGTAATGACTTCTTTGCAAAGTTGGATGCGTATTCAAACTGGTGCGATCGATCCAAAAGCAAGAGGAAACAAATTTAGCGATGAACATATGGGTGAAGCTATCCGATTTGTATCGTCTCACGAAGTTGGACATACTTTTGGTCTGAAACATAATATGGGAGCTTCTTTTGCATATCCTGTAGAATCTCTTAGATCTCCAGAATTTACATCAAAAATGGGCGGAACTGCTCCATCAATCATGGATTATGCTCGTTACAATTATATTGCTCAACCTGAAGATCACGTAGAAGCTATTACGCCAAAAATTGGTGAATATGATAAATATGCTATTGAATGGGGTTACAGATGGTATGGAGATCAAACTGAAGAGCACGCAGCATTAAACAATCTGATTGCAAAACATCAAAATGATCCTCTTTATTTCTACGGAGAACAACAAGATGGAGATAATACTATTGATCCTCGCTCACAATCTGAAGATTTAGGTGATGATGCAATGAAAGCGAGTGAATATGGCCTTAAGAACTTAAAAAGAGTTGTAAGCAATATTCTGGAATGGAGTTATGATAAAGATGAATCTTATTACCAAACCGGTAAACTTTATATAGGTGCGATTGGTCAATGGAATCTTTACAATTATCATGTATTAAGCAATCTTGGAGGTGTTTATTTAAATACTACAGTTCACGGTGATAACAAACAAAGTTATGTTCCGGTTCCGGCTGCTACACAAAAAAGAGCCGTTGCATATTTATTAAAAAACAGTATTGCGCTTCCGGATTGGTTGTTTTTTAACCCGATTTTAGATAAAACAAATCCGTTGAAAGATTCTCCTCTTGGACCTTATGAATATACACCATATACTCTGGCGAGAGAATTACAAAATTGTGTTTTTTACAGCATGTTGAGCGATGATCGTTTATTGAGAATGACCGAAAATGAATTGTATCAGCGTAATGGTGCTAAAGAAAATGTATTTACGGTTACACAATTATTCCAAACCTTACGTCAAAGCATTTTTGCTCCAACAATCCAGAACAAGTCATTGACGATTCTGGAACGTATGACTCAAAAGAATTACGTTGATGTATTGATTGTTTCGACCAATAAACTTTTTGAAAAAACGGATGTTAAGAAATCGCTTCAATTAGAAGAAACATTAAGCATGCCTCATTTGTGTGATTATTTAGATGAATCAAAAATGGCACGTAACATTAATCAGTCTTCTCTAAAAAGAGTTACTGAAGTTACTTCTGATAAAAAAGGCGAATTGAATCAGATACTTCAATTATTGAAATCTAAAAGAAGCATCGGAAACCAAGAAACTAAGAATCATTATTTCGATTTGATTCAACGTATTGAAAAGGCATTAAGCAACACATTATAA